Part of the Benincasa hispida cultivar B227 chromosome 11, ASM972705v1, whole genome shotgun sequence genome, CTCGTGCTGACCGGGACCAATGGTTCGGGCAAGACGACATTCCTACGAATGTTGGCTGGATTCTCCCGACCTTCTGCGGGTGAGATCCTATGGAATGGGCATGACATTACAGAATCAGGAGTGTTCCACCAATACAAGCTTCAGTTGAATTGGCTCTCACTTAAAGATGCCATTAAGGAGAACTTTACTGTCATTGATAACGTTCAGTGGTTTGAGGTGCTTGAGGGGAAGCATGGGAGGTCAATGCCTGCCATCGAGCTGATGGGGCTTGGAAAATTGGCAAAAGAGAAGGCGAGAATGTTGTCGATGGGGCAGCGAAAACGCCTGCAACTTGCAAGATTGTTGGCGATCGATAGACCGATTTGGCTGCTTGATGAGCCTTCAGTTGCATTAGATGATGATGGGGTGAAGTTGCTGGAATACATCATTGCTGAACATAGGAAGAAAGGTGGGATCGTTATTGTAGCAACACATATACCAATAGAGATTGAAGATGCCATGATCTTGAGGCTTCCGCCACGGTTCCCACGGAGAATGACCTTGGTCGATATGCTTGATCGGAGTGACATATCGTAGCTAGTAACTTCTCGAAACCGTTACCAACCCAAGCATAGTTCAAGTCGAGTCATTAGTAACATTCTTTCTCATTCTATACCATTTGTGGGTTTCGATTGTCACTAAAATACTTCTAGAAGAGTTGAATAGGAAATGTGAGATAAATTACTGCCATTTTCTGTTTTTTCTCTCAAGTAAATTGCTTTTTAAAATAGCTCAATTTAAAGCTAAAACTAATAActtcatgttttattttacgAAAGATAATCTTTTTgaagttaaaatatcattttcgtCTCTTTACTTTAGAATTGGTTCTATTTTAATCCGTCTTTGTGTCCTGTTTCTTGTAATTGTTAATTGTTATTTTGctatttctcttcaattttaaGTGTATTTTATGACGAttgcatataaaatataattccTCCATGGtctattgtatatgatatgattttttctttttcgattgTGTCAATCAATCAACAAAATCcactgttttttttaatatatattagacCAAAAAGGAAAACAGAATGATGTAATTGAAAATAGAATTCTTAAAAAATCTGATTTCATAAACTAGATAGTTTTGCTTACAACACGGTATTAGTTTAAAATGATTAAAGTGAGCCTAGCTCGATTGACATTGATACATGGATATTTTAACGATCAAGAATTTTATGGATCAAATTCCCACCTCTTGCTGTACTAAAAAAACACTAATTCTAAATTATTCAAAAGCAATGTTTGTCTTTTTATTAAAGgtgtgattttatttttttaaacaatatatgggtgagagtatcGAATTTCTGACTACAAAATCGATAATACGAGTTTATGTTAGAGTTATGCTCGTGTTGGCAATGTTGTTGATTCTTTTacgtttttgtttatttttcataatttcatGTTAATCATCTGACTGTTGATTTAGAGAACAATTTCGTTCATTTTCTTAATCTACTTTTAAATGTAGAAGATTAACTTAATCTTCATTTATAACTGaataacaaaatcaaaatttacaaTGTATTTTCCAATTAAAGCTTGCATCATCtgatattaataaaattataaatccaAATTGTGCAATTAAATAACATAACTATACAAaatctaaaaggaaaaaaagactaaaaatatgatattaacaaaagaaaaatcaaataataactGATATTAACGACCCCGATTCAAATAAGAAATCAATCATGATACATATAGTAGTCCAGATAAATTGTGATATTTTGTCattatgtataaatatttttagcaattttgtcatttaaaatactttttcaaattaaaatacatCCTCCATAAATACCAAATATGGGTGCAATAAAAACACATTAACCAAAATAGTTTATCTATTtatggaaaataaaaattagattatAACTTATAATAACATTTGAATCCTATAATTTGATCTTTCTTCAAGTTTAGTTCATgtatttttaaatgtctaatttttaatctctatattttttataaatcttaaatttagtctccaCTATTTGTTTAtcgttttctttttccaaaacactttttattttctattagcattttcaatataaatttagtaacatattcaaatattatattttcttacatgaaaattattattattatttaaccaatttcaataaaaatgaattttgagagattaaatttaagatttattaaaagtaccaaaactaaaattttaaaagtatgaaAACGAAAATTAAAATGTCGATGTTGATGACGACAATGTTGCtagaaatattattaaattgttAATGTCAATGGATATTTctgaaaaaatattataaaaacaatttttcgaAAAGTTATTAACaagttcaaatatttattatttatattatattcaaattaatgatattcttttggttttgatgaattttttaCCGATTGAATGAAAATATCGATTCTCCTCTTATATCGtggaaatcaataataatagaGGAGGAAATAATATTGCATGGACTTGAGCACAGTACCTCCATGAATCCCTACTCTTATACCATCTTAAATTATCAATCCACCCAAAAGTTTAAACTAatgggtgaaggtaaatttaattatatatcatctaacaatCAAACTCAATGTAGGTGATTCGAACGACGTGTATTGGATACCGATGAAGTATGAACGATTCCCAGAGTTttataataagattaaaaacAGAGAAAATCATTTCCTTCAGTATGGGGATTGGCTTAGGTACAGAGGAAAAGAGAATGTGGGATCTGAAGAGGAGAATGATGAAGAAATTGGGGGAAATGAGATTGTTGATTTTCGTTTATGTTTTTGTTCGAAATAAAGTTGAATGAcctaaacatttttttcttaaaaaaatgaaaatttatcggctttttcaaaacaaaacttCATAACTTTTGTTACCATTGTCAAgttcttttttgaaaattttccattcTTCTCGTTCTAGCTTACTTTCTCACTTTTGTCCTCTACATT contains:
- the LOC120090183 gene encoding ABC transporter I family member 1 — its product is MSLRRPPLPRLLLNQVSCMRNAQQILRNVNVSIHDGSALVLTGTNGSGKTTFLRMLAGFSRPSAGEILWNGHDITESGVFHQYKLQLNWLSLKDAIKENFTVIDNVQWFEVLEGKHGRSMPAIELMGLGKLAKEKARMLSMGQRKRLQLARLLAIDRPIWLLDEPSVALDDDGVKLLEYIIAEHRKKGGIVIVATHIPIEIEDAMILRLPPRFPRRMTLVDMLDRSDIS